A stretch of Henckelia pumila isolate YLH828 chromosome 4, ASM3356847v2, whole genome shotgun sequence DNA encodes these proteins:
- the LOC140864883 gene encoding transcription elongation factor SPT4 homolog 1-like, which translates to MANQGGVVAAQIPTSFGHELRACLRCRLVKTYDQFRESGCENCPFFQMEDDHERVVDCTTPNFTGIISVMDPARSWAARWLRIGKFAPGCYTLAVSEALPHDLQNICEDEHVPYVPPKRV; encoded by the exons ATGGCTAATCAAGGGGGAGTTGTGGCTGCACAGATACCAACAAGCTTTGGACATGAACTTCGAGCTTGTCTGCGCTGCCGTCTTGTCAAGACATATGACCAG TTTCGGGAATCAGGGTGCGAGAACTGCCCCTTCTTTCAAATGGAGGATGACCATGAACGCGTTGTTGACTGTACCACCCCCAATTTCACCGG GATAATATCAGTCATGGACCCAGCTAGGAGTTGGGCTGCTCGGTGGCTACGCATCG GGAAATTTGCTCCTGGTTGTTACACGCTAGCAGTTTCTGAAGCGCTCCCTCACGACCTGCAG AATATTTGTGAAGACGAGCATGTGCCATATGTTCCTCCAAAGCGAGTATAA
- the LOC140862592 gene encoding subtilisin-like protease SBT3 has protein sequence MLLKETAPLILFSWFLLAPYVSAQRSSYIIHMDKSCMPKAFSSHHHWYSRTLDSVKSTRFRSPVGGNSGPNMGHTYDNAFHGFSAVLNIDELEALKKSHGFLSAHIDGPVTPDTTHTYEFLSLNTASGIWPASQYGKDVIIGVVDSGIWPESPSFRDEGMTEIPARWRGTCRVGQDFNSSLCNKKLIGVGFFNKGVIAANPDINISMNSARDTSGHGTHVASIAAGNYVEGVSFFGYAPGTARGVAPRARLAAYKVLWDEGSYESDALAGIDQAVADGVDILSISLSYRTIDLYENPIAIAAFGAMEKGILVSVSAGNRGPDFGTLLEGIPWAVVSASGTVDRWFAGVLTLGNGVKITGWTTFPARATVKNLPLTYNKTLSACNSTELLADAPSGIIICNQTFETAEFSDQIRYVSESNVAAAIYISEETSILRFTDFPHPGVVITPKEAKTVIKYVSKASAPTASISFQQTIIGTDPRPAPAVSASSSRGPARSYPGVLKPDIMAPGVLILAAYNPDVAVTTIGTNIQLSSDYNLESGTSMACPHTSGVAALLKAAHPEWSPAAIRSAMMTTASTLDNTRKPIKDMGNDYKTATSLGIGAGQVDPNRALNPGLVYDATPQDYVNLICALNYTREQTQSIIRSRYKCLNPSLDLNYPAFVALYDPSEKKTTVTQKYQRTVTNVGDGAATYRVKVQNPKDSTITISPDTLIFGKKNEKRSYSLTIRYKTYREYVINDGSLTWIEDGGKYSVRSPIVVTPASPSD, from the coding sequence ATGTTGCTGAAAGAAACGGCCCCTCTAATCCTGTTTTCATGGTTTCTGTTAGCTCCTTATGTTTCAGCTCAAAGATCTAGTTACATTATCCATATGGACAAGTCCTGCATGCCCAAGGCCTTCTCCAGTCACCATCATTGGTACTCCCGTACGTTGGATTCCGTCAAATCCACCCGTTTCAGGTCGCCCGTCGGGGGGAATTCCGGTCCTAACATGGGACATACTTATGACAACGCCTTCCATGGATTCAGTGCGGTACTGAACATTGACGAGCTGGAAGCTTTAAAGAAGTCACACGGGTTCCTCTCGGCTCATATCGATGGTCCTGTCACTCCCGACACTACTCATACGTATGAATTTCTGTCTCTAAATACAGCATCCGGGATTTGGCCTGCTTCTCAATATGGGAAAGATGTGATCATCGGTGTGGTTGACTCTGGCATCTGGCCGGAAAGTCCGAGCTTTCGAGACGAAGGGATGACCGAAATCCCTGCAAGGTGGAGGGGAACCTGCAGGGTTGGCCAAGATTTCAATTCATCTCTGTGTAACAAGAAACTCATCGGAGTTGGTTTTTTCAATAAGGGGGTCATAGCAGCTAATCCTGATATTAACATAAGCATGAATTCGGCCCGAGATACGTCTGGTCATGGCACTCACGTGGCTTCCATTGCAGCTGGGAATTATGTCGAGGGAGTGTCGTTCTTTGGCTATGCTCCAGGCACAGCCAGAGGGGTCGCCCCTCGTGCTCGATTGGCTGCATATAAAGTCCTCTGGGACGAAGGAAGCTATGAATCAGATGCCCTTGCAGGTATAGACCAAGCTGTTGCCGATGGTGTTGATATCCTATCGATTTCTTTGAGTTACCGTACTATAGATTTATACGAAAATCCTATAGCAATTGCCGCGTTCGGTGCAATGGAGAAAGGAATTCTTGTTTCAGTTTCCGCAGGGAACCGTGGTCCTGATTTCGGAACATTACTTGAAGGAATCCCTTGGGCTGTGGTATCAGCATCAGGGACCGTTGATCGTTGGTTTGCCGGAGTCTTGACACTGGGGAACGGCGTGAAAATCACCGGGTGGACGACGTTTCCGGCAAGAGCCACGGTTAAAAACTTGCCTCTAACTTACAACAAGACCTTATCGGCTTGTAACTCAACTGAACTATTGGCTGATGCCCCGAGTGGTATCATTATATGCAACCAAACTTTCGAAACCGCGGAATTCTCAGATCAGATACGCTATGTTTCGGAATCAAACGTAGCTGCAGCTATCTACATTTCAGAAGAGACTAGCATACTTCGGTTCACAGATTTCCCTCACCCTGGAGTCGTGATCACCCCCAAGGAAGCGAAAACTGTCATCAAATACGTGTCGAAGGCTTCCGCACCAACAGCAAGCATCAGCTTCCAGCAGACAATTATCGGGACGGATCCTAGACCAGCTCCTGCTGTATCTGCATCATCATCAAGAGGTCCTGCTCGAAGCTACCCGGGCGTCCTGAAACCGGACATAATGGCACCGGGCGTGCTGATATTAGCCGCATATAATCCAGATGTTGCTGTCACGACTATCGGCACAAACATACAGTTATCCAGTGATTACAATCTTGAATCAGGCACATCAATGGCATGTCCGCATACCTCCGGAGTCGCAGCACTCCTGAAAGCAGCACACCCTGAGTGGAGCCCTGCAGCCATTCGATCAGCCATGATGACCACCGCGTCTACGCTCGACAACACTAGAAAACCCATCAAAGATATGGGCAATGATTACAAGACCGCTACATCACTGGGCATTGGAGCTGGACAGGTCGACCCAAATCGCGCTCTCAATCCAGGCCTGGTATACGACGCCACCCCACAAGATTATGTGAATCTCATATGCGCATTGAATTACACTCGCGAACAGACTCAATCCATCATAAGATCGAGATACAAGTGCTTGAATCCGTCCCTAGATCTTAACTATCCAGCGTTTGTCGCATTATATGACCCATCAGAGAAAAAAACCACTGTGACTCAGAAGTATCAGAGGACTGTAACAAACGTAGGCGATGGTGCGGCTACATACAGGGTTAAGGTACAAAACCCGAAGGATTCGACCATCACGATTTCTCCGGATACATTAATCTTTGGGAAGAAGAATGAGAAACGAAGCTATTCTTTGACTATACGCTACAAGACTTACAGGGAATACGTTATCAATGATGGATCACTTACCTGGATTGAAGATGGTGGCAAGTATAGTGTAAGGAGTCCAATTGTGGTTACACCTGCAAGTCCTTCAGATTGA
- the LOC140894680 gene encoding probable serine/threonine-protein kinase At1g01540, with protein sequence MSVELSTRTSIFGLRLWVVLGICVGAAVVIFLFLISLWFTSRRNKKISLLPTQNNSTIPNVSREIKEIRVDPTRKTETDLKQLLSAPSSDPIPEPDPKELQRIHIEIGKEHRIAYPERIGPGSGSGNGSGETRPSVETGPEVSHLGWGHWYTLRELEESTNGFADENVIGEGGYGIVYSGVLEDNTRVAVKNLLNNRGQAEREFKVEVEAIGRVRHKNLVRLLGYCAEGAHRMLVYEYVDNGNLEQWIHGDVGKYSPLTWDIRMNIMLGTAKGLTYLHEGLEPKVVHRDIKTGNILLDKHWNAKVSDFGLAKLIGSERSYITTRVMGTFGYVAPEYASTGVLNERSDVYSFGVLLMEVITGRSPVDYSRPPAEVNLIDWLKAMVSNRNAEGALDPRLRENPSLRSLKRTILVALRCVDPDWKKRPKMGHVVHMLEADDFPFRDERRGGRERVRARVTEPGDSSGYESGVQTDRPLLRNPETDE encoded by the exons ATGTCTGTGGAGCTATCAACGCGGACTTCCATTTTCGGGTTGCGTTTGTGGGTTGTTCTTGGAATCTGCGTCGGCGCCGCGGTTGTCATTTTTCTCTTTTTGATCTCTCTCTGGTTCACTTCCAGGCGCAACAAGAAGATTTCGCTTTTACCTACCCAAAATAACTCCACCATCCCTAATGTGTCACGTGAAATCAAGGAAATACGTGTCGACCCGACCCGGAAGACCGAAACCGATCTTAAGCAGCTCCTATCTGCCCCTAGTTCAGACCCAATTCCCGAGCCCGATCCGAAAGAGCTTCAGAGGATCCACATTGAGATCGGAAAAGAACATCGAATTGCCTACCCTGAGCGGATCGGTCCGGGATCTGGGTCGGGCAATGGGAGTGGAGAGACGCGGCCCAGCGTTGAGACTGGGCCGGAGGTATCGCATTTGGGTTGGGGACACTGGTACACTCTGAGGGAACTTGAGGAATCCACCAATGGATTTGCTGATGAAAATGTGATTGGGGAAGGTGGATATGGGATTGTTTATAGTGGCGTATTGGAAGATAATACTAGAGTCGCTGTCAAAAATTTACTCAATAACAG GGGTCAAGCAGAGAGAGAGTTTAAGGTTGAAGTTGAAGCGATAGGACGCGTCCGGCACAAGAATCTGGTGAGATTACTTGGTTATTGTGCAGAAGGAGCTCATAG GATGCTTGTGTATGAATATGTCGATAATGGGAATTTAGAACAATGGATTCATGGAGATGTGGGGAAGTATAGCCCTCTCACATGGGATATTCGAATGAACATCATGCTTGGAACCGCCAAGGG GTTGACCTATCTGCACGAGGGGCTCGAACCCAAGGTTGTTCACCGCGATATCAAAACAGGGAACATATTACTGGACAAACACTGGAACGCTAAAGTATCTGATTTTGGTCTTGCAAAGCTCATAGGCTCTGAAAGAAGTTACATCACTACTCGAGTCATGGGAACCTTCGG CTATGTTGCGCCTGAATACGCAAGTACTGGTGTGTTGAACGAGAGAAGCGATGTGTACAGTTTCGGTGTTCTTTTGATGGAAGTTATTACAGGAAGAAGTCCAGTAGATTATAGCCGTCCCCCAGCCGAG GTAAACCTGATTGATTGGCTTAAGGCAATGGTATCAAACCGCAATGCCGAGGGAGCTTTGGACCCCAGGCTACGAGAGAACCCTTCTTTAAGGTCGTTGAAGCGTACTATCTTAGTAGCTCTACGGTGTGTGGATCCAGATTGGAAGAAGAGACCGAAAATGGGGCATGTAGTACACATGCTCGAGGCAGATGATTTCCCTTTTCGTGAT GAACGGAGGGGAGGAAGAGAAAGAGTCCGAGCACGTGTTACTGAACCAGGTGACAGTAGTGGATATGAAAGTGGCGTCCAAACTGATCGTCCGTTGTTGAGGAATCCAGAAACCGACGAATAA